AACCCGCGCATACGACGGATGGCAAAAGCTCTGCGGGACCATCTGCGACGGGATCGACTGCTGTGACGATACACTGAGTAAGCGGCAATTGCGTTAGCTCACCCTCATCCCATCTGTCAAAAATTCCGGTACCAGATGAGATCCATGATGGAAACAGAGAGAGTAGACTTTCCTTTTGTTCTGCCTCTTTTAATAGCCGCGATTGGAGATCACTTTCATCCAATACCTCCATGCTCATGTCCACTCTTAGCATCGGATGCCGCATGAATGACTGCCAGCTTCCTTCCAATGTCTCTAGATTTAGCAAATAAATCTTGTCAGGCGCCTCGGTTTCTACGACCCCTGTAACGTATTTGAACCATTCAAAAACAGCGATGTTTGCCAACATGGCTGCTGCGGTCATCGAAAATGCATGATGATCAGGGTCTGCACTCAAAGCCTGTCGATGCAACCGACGCCAAGCCGATTCAAAGCAAGCCTCTGATTGTGGATGAATCAGCGGCCCTACCATCCCTTTTTGGAGGACGAATAGCGCCGGAATAAACACCTTCTCTCGCTCTCTGCATACAGAATGAATCACACTTATTTCATCCTTGTTTGCCTGTGCTGATGTATACAAAATAGCAGTGAATGGCTCGATTGCCTCCGACCACTCTACCTTCCCCCACGACGTTAGTTCTAGCTCTTCTAGCTTTACTTGAGGGTCTTTCCTGCGCGTATTCTCGATGAGCGTCTCTAGCCGCTCACGATCAGTCGGAGTCTCACCCGTCATTGCATAATGGAATTGAACGCATCCCGATTCTAACAATGCATGTATGACAGAAAGGAGAAATGGACCAGCCCCGATTACCAGAACGTTTTCTTCTCGATACTTTTGAAACCGATACCCTCCCGAACCGCCAAACTGGTCCAAAAATTCAATCTGCGCTGCATAAGTTGACATCATTTCTCGAGATAAATCATGTGGTTTATCCTGACTCACGTCTTGGAGAAATC
The window above is part of the Brevibacillus antibioticus genome. Proteins encoded here:
- a CDS encoding putative thiazole-containing bacteriocin maturation protein, whose amino-acid sequence is MDRLNPAMRIKVKRDTVYIPDADGSVYFRNNIGTFRMKGDMIERWVDQLMPMFNGEHTLEQLTDDLPDEYQQQIYQVAGTLLQNGFLQDVSQDKPHDLSREMMSTYAAQIEFLDQFGGSGGYRFQKYREENVLVIGAGPFLLSVIHALLESGCVQFHYAMTGETPTDRERLETLIENTRRKDPQVKLEELELTSWGKVEWSEAIEPFTAILYTSAQANKDEISVIHSVCREREKVFIPALFVLQKGMVGPLIHPQSEACFESAWRRLHRQALSADPDHHAFSMTAAAMLANIAVFEWFKYVTGVVETEAPDKIYLLNLETLEGSWQSFMRHPMLRVDMSMEVLDESDLQSRLLKEAEQKESLLSLFPSWISSGTGIFDRWDEGELTQLPLTQCIVTAVDPVADGPAELLPSVVCAGYTHDEARREAGLLGAEMYVGRMVNHLATQNKVFQRGVDGNIGIGAGETAAEGLNRALLHYLTLTYVSEMKGRQPTARPVHVGSIADEQSQFYMRSFATLGEETTIAKGHDVCGFPVFWVGTRFGWFGSVGLQELDALRKALMHALHRIQDQSTQLSKYVLTAQSVALTGETTELTLIPSKEESESEVWQHAVEVLALHHNKPLIINAAIEPFLEEDLGGVFALLLSREVRP